GGCAAGATCGTGCTGCCGGAAGAGGTCATCCACTACTCCGAGTGGGTGCACGTCATGCGCAACCGGATTGCCTCGGAGCTGCAGACCAAGGACATCTCGCACATCCGGGCGACGGTCCATGCGGCGTGCCACTACTACAAGATGGTGCACGAGGATGCCATCTACGACCCGGAGGTCATGGGCGGCAACCGCACCGCGCCGGGCTCCTCGCTGGTCCAGGCGATGGGTGCGCAGCTCATTGACTACTCCACGTGGTACGACTGCTGCGGTTTCGGATTCCGGCACATCATTTCCGAGCGCGAGTTCACGCGCAGCTTCACCATGGACCGCAAGATCCGGGTGGCGCGCGAGGAGGCGCAGGCGGACGTGATGCTGGGGATTGATACGGGTTGTATCACGACCATGGACAAGAACCAGTGGATCGGCAAGGCGCACGAGCAGGCGTACAGCATGCCCATCATGGCGGATGTGCAGTTTGCGGCGCTGGCGTGTGGTGCGGACCCGTTCAAGATTGTGCAGCTGCAGTGGCACGCCTCGCCGTGCGAGGAGCTCGTCGAGAAGATGGGCATCAGCTGGACGGACGCCAAGAAGGACTTCGAGGCGTATCTCAAAGAAGTTGAAGCGGGGAACATCGAATATCTATACAACCCCGAACTGGCGATTGGAGGCTAAGCGTGATGCAAGACACGGTTTTGGTGGTAGGTGGCGGCCCGGCGGGGCTGTCTGCGGCGTCCGGCGTGACCGCGGCGGGGAAGAAGGCCGTTCTGGTGGAGAAGGAGGACGTCCTTGGTGGCGCCCCCATCCTCTCCGGCTACGGCAAGCTGGTTCCCTCCGGCGAATGGGCGAGTGACGCGATTGGTCGCATGGTCAGCAATGTCGAGAACGACAACGGCGTGACCGTGCACAAGGGCACGAAGGTGTCCAAGCTCGACGGCGAGGCCGGCAGCTTCACGGCCACCCTGTCCAACGGCGAGACCGTTGAGGCCGGCTCCGTGGTTCTCGGTACCGGCTTTACCCACTTCGATTCCATCAACAAGCCGGAGTGGGGCTTTGGCACCTATGAGGACGTGATTACCACGACCCAGGCCGAGCAGATGATTACTGCCGGCAAGGTGTCCTGCCCCTCCGACGGCCGCGTGCCGGAGCGGGTCGCCATCCTGCTCTGCGTCGGTTCTCGTGATCGCCAGATCGGGCGGGAGTGGTGCTCCAAGATCTGCT
This window of the Thiohalospira halophila DSM 15071 genome carries:
- a CDS encoding heterodisulfide reductase-related iron-sulfur binding cluster — protein: GKIVLPEEVIHYSEWVHVMRNRIASELQTKDISHIRATVHAACHYYKMVHEDAIYDPEVMGGNRTAPGSSLVQAMGAQLIDYSTWYDCCGFGFRHIISEREFTRSFTMDRKIRVAREEAQADVMLGIDTGCITTMDKNQWIGKAHEQAYSMPIMADVQFAALACGADPFKIVQLQWHASPCEELVEKMGISWTDAKKDFEAYLKEVEAGNIEYLYNPELAIGG
- a CDS encoding CoB--CoM heterodisulfide reductase iron-sulfur subunit A family protein; this encodes MQDTVLVVGGGPAGLSAASGVTAAGKKAVLVEKEDVLGGAPILSGYGKLVPSGEWASDAIGRMVSNVENDNGVTVHKGTKVSKLDGEAGSFTATLSNGETVEAGSVVLGTGFTHFDSINKPEWGFGTYEDVITTTQAEQMITAGKVSCPSDGRVPERVAILLCVGSRDRQIGREWCSKICCTVSTNLAMEIKEISPETEVFIYYMDIRTFGLYEDKFYWKSQEEFKTKFVKARIAEVTRSNDGRLLVKGEDTLVKRPIVIPFDIVVHAIGMDPNEENPEISRVFGVGLERHGYLDRSEHYTNTNGSTRPGIYVAGAALGPETIDDSISQGRSAALRAVSDLNALVQQAS